In Pseudomonadota bacterium, the following proteins share a genomic window:
- a CDS encoding M3 family metallopeptidase: MNVHNPLLTRSSHIPFDSFKPEQIAPAVDVLLEATTKELNLIKRVSGARTFENTMLAFDNLALNLDFAIGIVSHLESVATTTQWRAAYNEVLPKITEFKSKLILDEGLWNALKEYSNSAEATSLVRERERFLVKSLEDFRRNGADLPPEKKALLSQINTELAKLTNSFSQNALDATNAFEFMITNEGDLAGLPVSAIEMGRASADSKGLPGWRFTLQAPSYMAIMTYADSAQIRETFYRAYNTRCTTGQFDNVPNLYRILELRHQEATLLGFKDFSDFTLADRMAQNGETALAFVDNLRSRIEQHFSRDQAELKSFVQSSLGIDAKAIQPWDVAYYTEKMRKAHYDFDEEDLRPYFPLPHVMSGLFTIVERVFGISVKPNFELATWGPDVTAYSAFDTTSGALIGYFYADLHPREDKRGGAWMNSFISHIPSDGEALPHVGLMAANFTSPQDGKPSLLTHDEVTTLFHEFGHLMHHLCSTVALRSHGMDSVAWDFIELPSQILENWCWEKEALDLISSHYESGDKLPADLFDKVSKAKNFRSASFLMRQLGFSTTDLLLHRSYKRERDGDILPYCKQIIEKFSSLPLPDDFGMIAAFTHLFSSPVGYAAGYYSYQWAEVLDADAFSRFQLEGFMNPATGKAFRDTVLSQGDSNDPNLLFREFMGREPNTAALLERAGLI, translated from the coding sequence ATGAACGTACATAACCCACTACTTACTCGATCTTCACATATCCCCTTTGACTCCTTTAAGCCAGAACAGATCGCACCGGCGGTAGATGTGCTGCTTGAAGCGACTACTAAGGAGCTTAATCTGATTAAGCGCGTGTCGGGGGCGCGCACCTTCGAGAATACCATGCTTGCGTTCGATAACTTGGCTCTTAATCTCGATTTTGCCATCGGGATCGTCTCGCACCTTGAATCGGTCGCAACCACTACACAGTGGCGCGCAGCTTACAACGAGGTGCTTCCTAAGATAACTGAATTTAAATCAAAACTCATTCTCGACGAGGGGCTATGGAACGCCCTTAAAGAGTACTCAAACAGTGCGGAAGCAACCAGCTTAGTGCGAGAGAGGGAGCGATTCCTAGTCAAGTCGCTCGAGGACTTCAGAAGAAATGGCGCCGATCTCCCCCCCGAAAAAAAGGCGCTACTCTCTCAGATCAACACGGAGCTTGCTAAACTTACGAACTCATTTTCACAAAATGCCCTGGATGCCACTAACGCATTCGAGTTTATGATTACGAATGAGGGCGATCTTGCCGGACTCCCCGTAAGCGCTATTGAGATGGGGCGAGCCTCTGCTGATTCCAAGGGACTACCGGGCTGGCGCTTTACCCTACAGGCTCCAAGCTACATGGCTATTATGACCTATGCCGATAGCGCCCAGATCCGCGAAACATTTTACCGCGCCTATAATACCCGTTGCACTACTGGCCAATTCGATAACGTGCCCAACCTTTACCGCATCCTTGAACTGCGCCACCAGGAGGCTACCTTACTTGGGTTTAAGGATTTTTCTGATTTCACATTAGCAGATCGCATGGCACAGAACGGAGAAACGGCCCTGGCATTTGTCGATAATTTACGCTCCCGCATCGAGCAACACTTTTCTAGGGATCAGGCCGAACTAAAGAGCTTTGTACAGAGCTCGCTGGGAATCGATGCTAAAGCCATCCAGCCGTGGGATGTCGCCTACTACACAGAGAAGATGCGCAAGGCGCACTACGATTTCGATGAGGAGGATCTCCGGCCATATTTTCCACTGCCTCATGTTATGTCGGGCCTCTTTACGATCGTTGAGCGTGTTTTTGGAATCTCCGTCAAACCGAATTTTGAGCTTGCAACATGGGGGCCTGATGTAACGGCCTACTCCGCATTTGATACAACATCAGGCGCGTTAATTGGTTACTTTTATGCAGACCTGCACCCACGTGAAGATAAGCGTGGGGGTGCTTGGATGAACAGCTTTATAAGTCATATACCGAGCGATGGGGAGGCACTACCGCACGTTGGGTTAATGGCCGCTAACTTTACCTCGCCGCAGGATGGCAAACCCTCTCTCCTGACGCACGACGAAGTAACCACCCTCTTCCACGAGTTTGGTCACCTAATGCACCACCTCTGCTCGACCGTAGCCCTGCGCAGCCACGGCATGGATAGCGTTGCCTGGGATTTTATTGAGCTGCCCTCGCAGATATTAGAGAATTGGTGCTGGGAGAAAGAGGCGCTCGATCTAATCTCTAGTCACTATGAAAGTGGTGACAAGCTTCCGGCGGATCTATTCGACAAGGTGAGTAAGGCAAAAAACTTTAGAAGCGCCTCGTTCCTGATGCGGCAGCTTGGCTTCTCAACTACGGATCTTTTGCTGCACCGTTCATATAAGCGCGAACGGGATGGGGATATCCTTCCATACTGTAAACAAATTATAGAGAAATTCTCGTCGCTCCCACTACCTGATGACTTCGGCATGATAGCGGCCTTTACGCACCTCTTTAGCTCCCCGGTTGGATACGCCGCCGGGTACTACTCATATCAGTGGGCTGAGGTACTGGATGCTGATGCGTTCTCCCGTTTCCAGCTAGAGGGTTTTATGAATCCAGCTACCGGAAAGGCCTTTAGGGATACCGTTCTTAGCCAAGGGGACTCGAATGATCCGAACCTACTTTTTAGAGAATTTATGGGGCGAGAGCCAAATACAGCCGCCCTGCTTGAACGGGCTGGGCTTATATAG
- a CDS encoding cytochrome c3 family protein: MIKKIRFAFVAASVLALAIFTIGSQQGSEEATAQPVAAASAPSYPALGVRTGVYNDGQAALWDLNLTDHFRWFGPPPRLRGYSPEQPIHFSHVIHVQQNRMECQYCHWSVSKAAYAAIPEEETCMGCHAALVAGKSEQGKADIVKLKDYYKRAEPIPWVKVHVMPDYLKFNHKRHVKAGVTCQECHGQIPEMAQVERVSSMKMGWCISCHRERGASIDCLVCHGHR; this comes from the coding sequence ATGATAAAAAAAATCAGATTTGCATTCGTAGCGGCTAGTGTTCTGGCACTTGCTATTTTTACCATCGGATCTCAGCAGGGGAGTGAAGAGGCTACCGCGCAACCGGTCGCAGCAGCGAGCGCGCCATCATATCCCGCCCTTGGTGTGCGCACTGGGGTGTACAACGATGGGCAGGCCGCCCTGTGGGACCTTAACCTAACGGATCACTTTCGTTGGTTCGGCCCGCCACCGCGTCTCCGTGGTTATAGCCCGGAGCAGCCAATTCACTTCAGTCACGTTATCCACGTTCAGCAGAACCGCATGGAGTGTCAGTACTGCCACTGGTCTGTTAGCAAGGCAGCCTATGCAGCTATCCCAGAGGAGGAGACCTGTATGGGTTGTCACGCAGCATTGGTTGCAGGCAAGAGCGAGCAGGGTAAGGCGGATATCGTAAAGCTTAAGGATTACTATAAGCGAGCAGAACCTATCCCATGGGTAAAGGTGCATGTTATGCCCGACTACCTTAAATTCAACCACAAACGACACGTTAAAGCTGGTGTTACCTGTCAGGAGTGTCACGGACAGATACCGGAGATGGCGCAGGTAGAGCGAGTATCATCGATGAAGATGGGGTGGTGCATAAGTTGCCACCGTGAGCGCGGCGCAAGTATCGATTGTTTAGTGTGCCACGGTCATCGTTAA
- a CDS encoding NAD-dependent succinate-semialdehyde dehydrogenase: MKTPQTLSLINGELCCASSGATFAVTNPATNELLAHVPLLDAEQIDGAIAAANNAFIPWKSRPARERATFLRTLGDLLIHNSESCARILTLEQGKPLKEALGEVSYAANYLYWFAEEAVRVYGDIIPSDSPTKRILVLKQPIGVVAAITPWNFPIAMLTRKMAAALAAGCTFIGKPAPETPLSALFLAELCQQAKLPAGVVNIITGDAELIGKQLMRSSLVRKISFTGSTEVGKILIRESANTVKKLTLELGGNAPLIVFEDADLDKALTGAISGKYRNAGQTCICINRFLVHEKISEKFTERLVRRSRELILGNGLDEKTDLGPLISDQACAKVSALVSSALREGSTLALGPAPGPAPDAGSRFISPVVLTNVRPSMQIWQEEIFGPVCTVTTFKSEAEAISLANDTTYGLAAYLYSRNLSRALALAEQLDFGMVGINDTAISAVQAPFGGVKQSGFGREGSRYGIDDYLVLKYLSVGE, translated from the coding sequence ATGAAGACCCCCCAGACCCTCTCTTTAATAAACGGTGAGCTCTGTTGTGCATCCTCGGGTGCCACCTTTGCGGTCACAAATCCAGCTACGAACGAGCTGCTTGCGCACGTTCCGCTGCTCGATGCAGAGCAGATAGATGGCGCTATCGCTGCGGCCAATAATGCCTTTATCCCCTGGAAAAGCCGCCCTGCCCGTGAGCGAGCAACTTTTTTGCGAACTCTTGGTGACCTGCTTATACATAACAGTGAGAGCTGCGCCCGCATCCTCACCCTCGAGCAGGGCAAACCGCTCAAAGAAGCGCTAGGAGAGGTTTCTTACGCTGCTAATTATCTTTACTGGTTTGCGGAGGAGGCTGTACGGGTGTACGGCGATATTATTCCATCAGACTCGCCCACAAAACGGATCCTAGTCTTAAAGCAACCGATCGGTGTTGTCGCAGCAATAACCCCCTGGAACTTTCCGATTGCGATGCTTACTCGCAAAATGGCTGCGGCTTTGGCAGCGGGCTGCACATTTATCGGAAAACCTGCCCCTGAAACGCCCCTCTCGGCCCTATTTCTTGCTGAACTTTGCCAGCAAGCTAAGCTGCCGGCTGGTGTTGTAAATATCATCACCGGGGATGCCGAGCTGATTGGTAAGCAGTTAATGCGCTCAAGTCTAGTCAGAAAGATTAGCTTCACTGGCTCAACCGAGGTTGGAAAGATCCTTATTAGAGAATCGGCTAATACGGTAAAGAAACTAACGTTGGAGCTTGGCGGCAACGCACCATTGATCGTCTTTGAGGATGCCGATCTAGACAAGGCGCTTACGGGTGCTATCTCAGGTAAGTATAGAAACGCGGGTCAAACCTGTATCTGTATTAATCGCTTCCTAGTGCACGAGAAGATCTCTGAAAAATTCACAGAGCGTTTAGTGAGACGTTCGCGTGAACTTATTCTAGGTAACGGGCTTGATGAAAAAACAGATCTTGGTCCCCTAATCTCCGATCAAGCGTGCGCTAAGGTCTCTGCTCTTGTCAGTTCAGCACTCCGTGAGGGCTCAACCTTGGCGCTTGGTCCGGCGCCTGGTCCAGCTCCTGATGCTGGCTCACGTTTTATCTCGCCAGTGGTGCTTACAAACGTGCGGCCATCGATGCAGATCTGGCAGGAGGAGATCTTTGGCCCAGTATGTACCGTCACAACCTTTAAGAGCGAGGCTGAGGCGATCTCGCTTGCGAACGATACAACCTACGGACTTGCTGCGTACCTATATTCTAGAAACCTCAGCCGTGCTCTAGCGCTTGCTGAGCAGCTAGATTTTGGCATGGTTGGGATCAATGACACCGCTATATCAGCAGTTCAGGCCCCCTTTGGCGGCGTGAAACAGTCCGGCTTTGGACGTGAGGGCAGCAGGTACGGAATCGATGATTACCTGGTGTTAAAGTACCTTTCGGTGGGGGAGTAG
- the nadB gene encoding L-aspartate oxidase, with translation MNRYDFLVIGGGIAGLSYALKVAEHGSVAILFKRDTRSSSTLWAQGGIAAVHQPDDSPELHIEDTLKCGAGLCNQEIVELVVREGPARVQELVDLGTKFDLDDSGDFHLHREGGHSRRRIFHAGDATGSEIQSALLKAVQQHPNIQLLTDSNAVDLITTGKINPNLSGPSKVLGAYVLKGGVIEVVLADKVLVATGGAGKIYLYTSNPDVATGDGIAMCYRAGARVANMEFFQFHPTCLFHPQAKSYLLTEAMRGEGAKLLRINGEPFMHKYHEMGELAPRDIVARAIDYEMKTHGDEHVLLDISHRDAGFIKGHFPTIYQRCLSYGFDITTAPVPVVPAAHYLCGGVVSDREGRTDIIDLYVAGECACTGLHGANRLASNSLLEGVVFGHRAALHAIEHRGQYRVEATPRPWDPGNAVDSDEQVVITQNWDEIRRTMWNYVGIVRSTKRLERALHRIELMRREIQEYYHSCIVTSDLLELRNLSLVAELVIRSALERRESRGLHYTLDYLEMGAIARDTVLGRGL, from the coding sequence ATGAACCGTTACGATTTCCTTGTAATTGGGGGCGGCATCGCAGGCCTTAGCTACGCTCTGAAGGTTGCTGAGCACGGTAGCGTTGCGATCCTTTTTAAGCGTGACACGCGCTCCTCATCTACCTTATGGGCTCAAGGGGGAATCGCAGCGGTTCATCAACCGGACGACTCCCCTGAGCTGCACATTGAAGACACCCTTAAATGTGGGGCCGGGCTCTGTAATCAAGAGATCGTTGAGCTTGTTGTGCGAGAGGGCCCGGCGCGTGTTCAGGAGCTAGTAGATCTCGGAACTAAATTTGATCTTGATGATAGCGGTGATTTTCACCTGCACCGCGAGGGGGGACACTCGCGGCGTCGTATCTTTCATGCCGGCGATGCAACGGGAAGTGAGATTCAAAGCGCCCTGTTAAAGGCCGTGCAGCAGCACCCTAATATCCAGCTCCTTACCGACTCAAATGCGGTTGACCTGATCACGACAGGTAAGATTAACCCGAACCTCTCTGGGCCGAGCAAGGTGCTTGGTGCCTACGTTCTTAAGGGTGGTGTGATTGAGGTGGTATTAGCCGATAAGGTGCTCGTTGCTACCGGTGGAGCGGGAAAGATCTATCTCTATACATCTAACCCCGATGTTGCCACAGGAGATGGGATCGCTATGTGTTACCGTGCCGGCGCGCGCGTAGCTAATATGGAGTTCTTTCAGTTTCATCCGACCTGCCTCTTTCATCCACAGGCTAAGAGCTATCTATTGACGGAAGCGATGCGTGGTGAGGGTGCAAAGCTTCTGCGCATTAATGGTGAGCCATTTATGCATAAGTATCACGAGATGGGGGAGCTTGCGCCGCGCGATATCGTTGCACGGGCTATAGACTATGAGATGAAAACGCATGGTGATGAGCATGTGTTGCTAGATATCTCGCACCGTGATGCGGGATTTATCAAAGGCCACTTTCCGACCATCTATCAACGCTGCCTCTCTTACGGCTTTGATATCACCACGGCGCCGGTACCGGTTGTTCCTGCGGCACACTACCTGTGTGGTGGAGTGGTAAGTGATCGTGAGGGCAGAACTGACATTATAGATCTCTATGTTGCAGGGGAGTGTGCCTGTACCGGACTACACGGCGCTAACAGACTTGCATCTAACTCGCTGCTTGAGGGGGTGGTGTTTGGTCACCGCGCAGCGCTGCATGCGATTGAGCACCGCGGGCAATATCGGGTCGAGGCCACGCCGCGGCCATGGGACCCTGGCAACGCCGTTGATAGCGATGAGCAGGTTGTAATTACCCAGAATTGGGACGAGATTCGTAGAACGATGTGGAACTACGTTGGTATCGTTCGAAGCACCAAGCGGCTTGAGCGCGCGCTACACAGAATAGAGCTAATGCGTAGAGAGATTCAGGAGTACTATCATAGCTGTATCGTAACGTCGGACCTACTTGAGCTAAGAAACTTAAGCCTAGTTGCAGAGCTTGTGATCCGGAGCGCCCTTGAGCGCAGGGAGAGTAGGGGGCTGCACTATACGCTCGACTATCTAGAGATGGGGGCGATTGCTAGGGATACGGTATTGGGGCGCGGGCTATAG